Sequence from the Ictalurus punctatus breed USDA103 chromosome 10, Coco_2.0, whole genome shotgun sequence genome:
attgattgtgtgtgtgtgtgtgtgtgtgtgtgtgtgtgtgtgtgtgtgtgtgtgtgtgtatgtgtgtgcgtggttgtctgaaaaaaaatcatgtatttatttatttttcacaccaaattgttgaggccccccaggcgccccctggtggcccccactttgaaaaccactgttatAGAAATCTTCGTGGATGGCAGACTGAACGAGCTGGTAACAGcaggatttatttttatgtcacaTGCTTTTTAATAGTTCCTAATAGACACAATaagggcaaaagtatgtggacacatgaccatcacacccatatgtcccACTGAGCAAACTGCTGCCagaaatttggaagcacacaagtGTAAccaatgtctttgtatactgtagcgTTGTCATTTTCTTTCACTGCAACTAAAAGGCCCAAACCTATTCCAGTTTGACAACGCCCTTGCgaactagcaaatccaccaaggaacggctcaaaaagaagaaatagagggttatggaacggcctagtcaaagcgcggatttgaatcccattgaaatgtggtggggggatttgaatcgggccgtacatgcaagaaaaccctcaaacaccttgcagctgaaagaatattgcatggaagagtggtcaaaaattccggcaaacctggtggacaattatgcaaaacgcctacaagaagctATTTCTgctactagcttctgaggccgagggtgtacttacttttttcacagacgaatatcacatctattgatatttctgttgaataaatgattgaaaaagctcattttcatgtgttttgttcgattatatcaactttattaataggcaccgtttAAAAGATGATCAAACGTTTGCCGTCCcaaatatgccaaaaaaaaaaaaagggcaacaatttccatggggtgtacttattttttcacattgactgtagtttttttttttttaaacctaataACTGTAGCTTCTCTTCTTCtccagttgaaaaaaaaaaagagacaatatATTTCAAGTTTTTGCGTAGATCCATTTGAATTACATTTCCTGTTAATTAGTATAAAAACGAGTCAAATTAAGGAGCCAGGAGGACACTGGACACCATATATACATGTTCTGTTCATGCATTGATGTTATTTGCTATATGAGGACATTCATACTGTACCTCCTTTAACTCCTGTAGAGGTGAGGATGGGGGGAAGCCCTTTATGTGGTAAGGGCTTAGCTGAGCTCCCTTTGGGACTGTTAACCACTTCCTGATGCTCCAAACAAGGAGAGTTTGGCATGTCCTAGAGgtcaggaaaaaaagaagcataTATGTTATTCACATGAGCTTCTACAACCGAATTGTTTCACCAGCCTGTTATATTTGCAGTTGCATGCTACTAAATTGCATGGAAATACTTTGTTTAAAAGTCTGAAAGACTTCCtacattgtttttgtatttaaatttttCCCTGAAGTCTCCTTAGTCTTGCCAATCCTCCGACTGGCACATTTTCGGaaggtggaggaaaccagagacccAGGAAGAATCGCTTTTGTACAttgagagaacatgtgaaatcCACCGACAGCAACTAGAGCTCGGGATAGAACCAGAAACCCCTGGAGCTACGAAACGGCGACGATACCCGCTGCACCACCATGACACCCAATGCTTCCAAAGTGCAGAGTATTCACTGGAACTACCTCCCAACAGTATTGGACACCGAATAGCACATAGTTCTACCATCAAAACATACTGTAGTGTACACACCAGGTAGACCAGGTCATTTCAGGTAACCAGCACCTTTTGCATAGAGATGGTGGAGAACATTCTGGCTAACCTACATCTGGGTTGAAACCCTTCCTATACTTGGTGGACTGCTAGGGACAGGCAAACTAGTTAACCATAGATGAAGTACAGATTTTGGGACCAAGGAATTTGTAGCTATTGCTGGAGCCGTGACTCAAGCCGTGTCAAAGGGCTCAAGAAGACATAACAGGAGCAACACTTCCAGAGGTATGCTGGCGTACCTTTAACAGTGGAGGTACTTGGAATTGCTGGGCTAGAGTTCAAGTAGGATGTGCACCAAGAAAATGTTTCCCTTCAACAGCATGACGCTACTATAAAGTCACTACAAGAAGGCATGGTTGTCTCTTGCTGTTTCTGATGAAATTGTTGTGAGGTGGAGTCCATTAATGTCTGTCCCAGTTATCTAAGAGATCAGCATGGACTTTTTTTTACTACAGAGACAACACTTGACTACAGTCACTACAGCTGCAGAAGTAGCATAATAGTCAAAATGGGTTTGTAAATacttaaagatattttttgattgATGGTTCTCATTGATGGTTCCTGCACTAAATTATTAGCAATGACTCCACCACCTTGTGGGTTTCaaaaacacactttaaaaactCTCCTACTCTTTATCCATTTGCTGGTAGCAGTGGCAAAGAAAAAGGACAGGTTGCCTACTCCAAAGGAGAACCAGTCTCTGGTGCTAGAACAGGAGAAAGCAGAGGTAAAAGAAGAAGTAGAGAATGTCTCCACGACAGACAGAGCTACAGAGCAGGAGATACCATTCTCAGAGGTAGGCACCACACTGGACCTCTTTGATAAGGGCATTTCTACGAGTCACCCAAATGAGTGTGCCGAAAAAACTCCCAGCAAATCCCATCCAAAGTAATAATGAAAGAACTGAAGACACCGTTTATCAGAAAGCGGAGCAGGATATCGAGAATGACCTGCTGCAGTTCAAGGGGGTGGCGTGGACATGGCTGCGGTtagaggaataaataaaatcaccgCGCCGGTACTTCTTTGGAGGTATATATCAACGTGGAGAAGAAACGTGTTCACATGTATATGAAGACTTCAGTGTAGCACTGCTCACAAATCTTAATACCGTCCCTACGATTTAgccatgaaaatgtactataACCCCAAAGGATTATAAGAATTCTTGTAATCCTTGTAAAGGAGGATGTAGCCAAAGACAGACCAAAAAAAGAGATCTTGAAGGTCAATTTCTTGGAGTATCTGCCACCAGAGACATAAATGTGGGTGTGAGAGAATGAGCCACAGCAGGAAGTCTAAGCAGTCATGCAGTACCACCAATGCAAACAAGTGGATGACACCATGATTCACAGTGTCAGAGGCACTGCAGAGAAATCAGCCACTATACGAATGCTGGAGATAGTACAGGGGAGTCAGCCACTATGAGAAAGCTTATGGTCAACCCTGCAGTAAAAGATTGCCAGAAATAATCAGCACCGTTCATTTGGAGCCAAGGATATAGGATTTTCACACTGGCTTGGCTGTTTACCTTGAAGAAACCCATGGTGTCTAGTTAGTGTTATGAGCCCAAGCTAACTGACATCAGTATGACTGACAGCATAGaggaaaaaatgggcaagcttaaggatctgagtgactttgacaaaggACAAGTTGTGATGGCTAGAAgaccgggtcagagcatctccaaaacggcaagtcttgtggggtgttctcggtatgcagtggttagtacctaccaaaattgGTCCAAGGAAGTATAACCAGTGAACTgacaacagggtcatgggcgcccaaagCTCGTTGATGCACGTGGAGAGCAAAGgctcccacagaagagctactgtagcacaaattgctgaaaagttTCAtgttggctatgatagaaaggtgtcagaacccAGTGCATCATAGCTTGCTGTGTACGGGGCTGCATAACCACAgtccggtcagagtgcccatgctcaCCCGTCCACCGCTGAaagctcctacaatgggcacgtgagcatcagaactggaccatggagcaatggaagaaggtggtctggtctgatgaatcacgttttcttttacatcacgtggaAGGCCGGATGCGTGTGCATCtcttacctggggaagacatGGCTCCAGGATGCATTAGGGGAAGAAGGCAAgacggtggaggaagtgtgatgttctgggcaatgttctgctgagaaacccttgggtcctggcattcatgtggatgttactttgacacgtaccacctatgTAAACATCgttacagaccaagtacacctcttcatgtcAACGCTATTCCCTAATGACAGTGGGCTCTTTCGGCAGGATAATGCgacctgccacactgcaaaaagtgatcaggaacggtttgaggaacatgacaaagagttcaaggtgtcgactcggcctccaaattccccagatctcaatccgatcgatcATCTGTAGaacgttctggacaaacaagttcgATCCATAGacgccccacctcacaacttacaggacttaaaaggATATGCTGCtgacatcttggtgccagatcccacagcacaccttcagaggtctcgtggagtccatgcctcgacaggtaTGGTGGCACAAGGAGGAGTTACACAATATtacgcaggtggttttaattttatggctgttcagtataataaaaacaatgttgttgttgttttgttttgttttttgttgagttttcaCTGATTGCAAAAATGAGCTTACAGACAGGTCTGCAGATACCACATGAGCTGCTGCAGGTGCATGTGTCTGCACTGAATCTCTGTGGGTTGGAGTAGTGTTGGCACTAGACGTCTCGTTTTTGGATAAAACGCTGTCAGCAAACCACACTTTCTTTTGTTCCTTACGAAGAGTCTCTGTAAGGCAGACACACGCAATAAGGTGGATGTTACATAATACGCATGGATAATAAACTGGATAACAAACTATACAGTGACGAAGGTAGTGCTTTCTATTCAAATACCCACTGTTAATGAGAGTAGCGTGACAGGTGACACAGACCCGACCCTCTTTCCCACCCAGGTGAGTCAACCTGAATCTCAAGTCACAGCAGACCACACAGAACACCTgcagataaaaacaaacatacaaacacagtgTAACAGATACTGCTGTACATCATGGGACCCAGACCAGCCCTCCCCACCACAACTGATATCTAGCACACTACATAACCACTAATACAGAAGTTCACTTTGCAGCCTTTCTGAGAGCAGCCATTCGGTAATGGCTCATTTCAAGAATGGATACCTGCCTGCGATATCTGCAAAAACGGCTAACTCTAGAAAtctgccttctttttttttttcaaatctgaGCTGCCAGTTGACATAGAtgaaaactgtgcatttcagtACTGCGGAGGTGATGTCGCCCAaataagatgtttatttaagcaACGAGACTTAGCCTACATTACTTTGAAACCCCTTCTGCTTGAAATGATTCTAAATACAAGTCTAGTCACACTATTTTACACAGGGATTTTATGACAGCATGTCAGTCCGTTACCTTCCCGCAGGCTCTGCAGTGGTGCCTCCTCTTTGTGAAGGAGAATCTGGAGCCACATTTCATACACACTGGTGCCTGAGAATCCGGGACCCACTGTGGAGCTGTAGAGCCCAGAGAACTGCAACGCTGCACAAGTAGGGCACCGAGGGACCCCCTTCTCACGGTCGTGGACCCATTCTCGGGTGCGCTTATGTTCACACTGCCTCTACGGCCTGAATTCGGCTCGCATCGGAGAGCCGAGGGAAGCGCATTGGTCTCCGGATGTTCTGGTGCAGGTCCGTCACCTTGGGTCAGTGCCGGAGGTGTGGACGGTGAGGATCCCACCACTGCCTCCTGTTCGTCCTGCTCACCATCCGCCAGCTCCTTCTCCTCCACAACTGAGTCCTCTTTAAGCCCAGGCATCAGGCAGCTGTCCTCCAGCAGCGCCTCCCTGGAGTCGTTTAGAGTGGTGTAACCCAAGCGCCTCTCGCCCCACACAGAGAGCGTGGCGCTCACTGCTTGCCTCATTCTCTCAGCAGAGTCCGGAGAGGTCCGAGAAGCCGCACAGCATTGCTTCAGGGCTGCGTTACGTCACACTGATCTTTGCATCCAGCCTCAAATCAGCCATGATCTGAGGACGTGTTCTATCAGTGACTCACAACGCAGCTTCTTCCGAGTCTCATTGCTGCATTCCCTCCTGTATGAATGAACAGTGAGCAATTATGCACAACGCAATTGCTCATCAGCGCCACTATACAACAATTCATGCAAAGACGGTGATGGGAAAAAGTCTGCACGATCTGGCAACCCTCATTCAgagacgctttttttttttttttttttttttttggccatgcGGCCCAGAATGTGCTGAGCTAAGCTCTGGTTGCTTTATTGGCACATGAATACCGCAATAATGTGATGTGCAAGCTGTAGGTTTTAATCAGCGTGAAAACAACTCGTTGTTGCCGCACAATCATTTTTCACCCGTTCACCAAGCGCCATAATGTGCAAACGGAAAGGAAAGGCGCGTGAATGCGGGGAAGAAAGCCGGTAaccccttatatatatatagcctatatatatacacacatatatacacatacatgtccATCATGTCTTCATGCACAGCATAAACCATCCACTTATTACCACTAAAACAGCCGCACAGCATCTGCTCTATACCGGAAGTCCAAAACGCATCTCGACATTTATTCTCGAGATTGAAGCTAAAATCTGTTctagggtttaaaaaaaaaaaaaaaaaaaaaaaaggggaagaaTATTTTAATCCTTAAACCGGTGCAAGACAGTTTCACTGAAATAATACcacatgcaacacacacacacacacatcacctacTGTCAGTGACTGCGGCAATGCGACAGTCGCGTGTCCTGTAGCACCGAAGCGCGCGCGCCGTTAATCCGTTTTAATTACGGAAACAATTCTGACCTTGGGTTTTCTTTTCCCTTCAATATTCCTACCACGAGTGATGCCTTCAAGATAGCACTCCGCACCGACCTGGATCAATGTAAACCACCCGAGCAGGCATCAGAAATGAGGTCCATGGCACAGCTGATTTCAGGGATGTGCCGCTGTGCAGTAGATCACAGCGCTCGAGATCTACTGCAAGGCTGGCCTCTGATTATACCCCCGTCCTCAAGGCAACGACCCCGGCTCGTCCCATTACTGCATCGAGCTTCCGGTTCAAACTAAAAGGTGTAATGCAAGAACTGACCTCGAAACACATggtatggtcaaaagtttgtggacacctaaccatcacgaCTGTTATTATAACGAcccccactcttctgggaaggttttggagcatagctgtggggatttgtgatcattcagccacaagagcatcactaatgtcgggtgaggaggtctgCGATCCGGTACATCCCCGAACAatggtgttcagtagggttgaggtcagggctcacGAGTTCTTCCACTACAACTTTGGCAACGATGTCGTCACCTcggtttgtgcacaggggcatcgtcatgctggaacaggatcGGGCCTcttcgttccagtgaagggaaactgtaacgcGACAGCATATGAAGGCGTTctagacaactgtgtgcttccatcTTTGTGGGACAGTTtaaggaagaaccacatatgggtgtgatggtcaggtgtttaCAAGCTTTAGTCTTACAAGACTGCGGATAATTTTATAACCAATTAAATGGTTTAACGTGCAGCTCGCCGCAACTTCACGTTAACGTGGAATGTTTATCTAAACCTTTAATAAtaccaatgaaaaattttattttgcatgtCTTATCTGCATGGTAGTGCTGCAGCAATGTGGGTTTACTCTGGGTTCTCTCTAgtctctcaaaaacatgccggCCAAGACTTGGATTAGCAACTCTAAAAAGCCAGCCTATatgaaagtgtgtatgtgtgggacACCCTGTGATGTACAGGTGTCCCATCGTAGGTTGTATTGTATTCCCACCCCATGCCCGGTATAAAACTTCAGCGCCACCACGACTCGGACCAGGATAAAGAAGTTCCTGAagcatgaatgaaaatgaaaatataatttGTTGTCAATCTTACGGTGTCCAGACACGTCAGTAAAAGTGATAGACCCTCTTTGCTGAGAATAATAATCCTTCTCCTTGTTTCTCAGCTTCGGTCTGAGCCCGAACAACTCCACAGAACACTCTTTAGGCAGCAATAAAGATAACAACAATAAAAGGTTTTGATATTTATTGTTTCGTTGACAAAAATAATTAAGACTAGTTTTCCATCAATCCTGATCAAGACTGACGATACGGTATTCGTTCAGAACCATAAGCCATATCATAATGTTACCATCTTCTTGTGCGAGAGACTGGCTGAGGAGCATTATCTGGGCAAGAGTGCcaatttaaaatacaaaagtcTCTGGGTTGCTGGGTAGTGTTGATATGTCTTATCTCACTTAAAATACTGCAACAGGTTCTGTCCTGAACTGCAGTCCCAGTTAATGACGTGCAATCAGTTTGCCTCATTCTTCGATGCTTCGTCGAAGTTCTCTACCAGATCTGAGGAGAGAAAATGCGTCAGGGGCATGGAGATTCGGGAAATAGCTCTTCACATTCGTACAAAACCTAAATTCGATATGTCCTACCTGGGACGTCATCATCCTCTTCATCGATGTCTTCTGCTTTGGGGGCTTTGTTGTCAAGAACTTTAAATAGACAAGGGGAGGGAGCATAGGCCAGTTACGtaatgaatacaaaaaaaaaaagaaacatcttcCTACTGTGCATAATTCTCATCCACCTTGTCTGGGGAACTGCTCGGCAAGTTTGCGCAGACTCGTGAGACTGTCTGCACCGAGTTGGCTGAGGATGCCGGGAAGCATCTCTGTCAGCTGCTTGGTCTCTGCATGGCCGGTGATGGCGAATGTGTTTGCAGACAAAGATGCCTGCACTTTGGGGTTATTGAAGTGGATCACTGTACCATCGTCCTTTATCATGTTCACCTGCAATCACAGCCGTACAAGTTAGACCCAAGGTCGGTTCCCTGAGCGGTACCGTTACTCGGATGTAATCATATGGGTGTGACTTTCGAGAGCCGAACAGAGCAGCAGAACCCTACCTCCTCAATGCCAGCAATGTTGTTCACGGCAAGTTTCTTTAAAGAGCTCTGAAGTTTTTTGTCGTCTGCCGTTGCCGTTCTGTGGACGACCTTCTTCTTCCTACGTGCTGTTCCCTGACAAGAGATGACACCGAAACGTTAGGAAAAAAGTTTGATGTCTAATAATTAGTTACAGAAATACTATATGATGTGTGATGGCTGCCAGGATTAAGGCTAAACTTAACAACGTAAAAAAAAGGTCCACGTTACCTTGCCCCCTATTCGGACTTGGGCTTGAAGTTTAGCCAGTTTTTCTTGATTCATTTTGTCTTCtggaaaaaatgtaatcacATTTTGCTGTTGAGCTTCAGATCATACGATTACCGAGATCACACAtgatcaccaccaccacactaTTAGCGTGAAACTGAGCTTTAACTCTTCAACCCTAGCTaagatatctttttttaaaaataaataaatacatacatacaggacTCAACATTactttcaattttatttgtagaatccatggattattattattttttttaaatatgtaattttacCCTGCTATCTTAGCAAGGAAAAACAGCAAGCAATCTAGCCAGACAAGGatttgttatatataaaaacattatataataatttatattgtATAAAAGTGAGCGCCAGTGcactattctgattggtcagagtgcTGATATTGAGTGTAACAGCACAGGGACAGTTCACTTGTCTGTGTTCGCTATG
This genomic interval carries:
- the btf3l4 gene encoding transcription factor BTF3 homolog 4 isoform X1 produces the protein MNQEKLAKLQAQVRIGGKGTARRKKKVVHRTATADDKKLQSSLKKLAVNNIAGIEEVNMIKDDGTVIHFNNPKVQASLSANTFAITGHAETKQLTEMLPGILSQLGADSLTSLRKLAEQFPRQVLDNKAPKAEDIDEEDDDVPDLVENFDEASKNEAN